A portion of the Cryptomeria japonica chromosome 5, Sugi_1.0, whole genome shotgun sequence genome contains these proteins:
- the LOC131078728 gene encoding 1-aminocyclopropane-1-carboxylate oxidase, producing MAVPVIDMGNLDAKDRESIKDQIAKACEEYGFFQLINHGIPHRLLEQVKHVCSVNYKEEREEKFMNESVPLKMLENALEEEAADSNSRELKKMDNVDWEDCFVIQYNQEEFAWPSQPSDFKETMEEFRKEVIKLAETLLEIISENLGQEKDYIKKVFGGPKSQAFFGTKISHFPACPRPDLFMGLRSHTDAGGLILLFQDDQVGGLQILNNDKWIGVQPMSNSIVIDVGDQLEAISNGKYKSAWHRVLVSEKGNRRSVASFYNPSYDAIISPVEQKPKIIESNDNGCDSSLYPRFVYGDYMNVYAEQKYLPKDPRFQAMKTLV from the exons ATGGCAGTTCCAGTCATTGACATGGGTAATCTGGATGCAAAGGATAGAGAAAGTATCAAGGATCAAATAGCAAAGGCATGTGAGGAATATGGTTTTTTTCAG CTTATCAATCATGGTATACCACATAGACTGTTGGAGCAGGTTAAGCATGTGTGCTCTGTGAACTAtaaggaggagagagaggagaagTTCATGAATGAGTCTGTGCCTCTAAAGATGTTGGAAAATGCCTTGGAGGAAGAAGCAGCTGATAGTAACTCCAGGGAACTTAAGAAGATGGATAATGTGGATTGGGAAGATTGTTTTGTAATTCAATACAACCAAGAAGAATTTGCATGGCCATCacaaccttctgatttcaa AGAAACAATGGAAGAGTTCAGAAAGGAGGTAATTAAGTTGGCAGAGACATTGCTAGAAATAATCAGTGAGAATCTGGGACAAGAGAAAGACTATATTAAAAAGGTCTTTGGAGGTCCTAAAAGCCAGGCTTTCTTTGGTACTAAAATCAGCCATTTTCCAGCATGTCCAAGGCCAGACCTCTTCATGGGCCTACGTTCACACACAGATGCAGGTGGCCTCATTCTTCTCTTTCAAGATGACCAGGTGGGGGGTCTTCAAATCCTTAACAATGACAAATGGATTGGTGTACAACCCATGAGTAATTCCATAGTTATAGATGTGGGTGATCAGTTGGAAGCTATTAGCAATGGGAAGTACAAGAGTGCATGGCATCGTGTGTTGGTTTCAGAGAAGGGGAATAGGAGATCTGTGGCTTCTTTTTACAATCCATCATATGATGCAATCATATCTCCTGTTGAACAAAAGCCAAAGATCATTGAGAGCAATGACAATGGCTGTGATTCATCTCTATATCCAAGGTTTGTCTATGGTGACTATATGAATGTCTATGCCGAACAGAAATATCTTCCCAAAGATCCACGCTTCCAAGCCATGAAGACCTTAGTCTGA